The Mytilus trossulus isolate FHL-02 chromosome 3, PNRI_Mtr1.1.1.hap1, whole genome shotgun sequence genome contains a region encoding:
- the LOC134709699 gene encoding uncharacterized protein LOC134709699, producing the protein MITKSTKDFYTAYWLVFCVFLLYQQPANMALALNRSMRSVSTNTDLQQGDQCPEWEVYDGVDCVCADDSTARCSDEGGMVCDNKGRQYKSPCYFSLNICQQKIGPDTNIVSCGGCKMLRLTGGKDFPSDTTLAKFERIGNDTGLTTKYRSLSGDGIQVFYSSELGAWAIGKTNETGDSVAMVQMLNGSYPEEGNPGMLTPRQNGTSITWESDLTYRLECITEKEDGLRQKRFIFTLIFTITVVTAVTTTTLKVVQATKGCLYYPEVCKMRDEIKKHLLPEVTRKRNSFLSKYGQPNQFEATASKIHDQVTDIKDKILTIKELDTAIDKNLTDLVTIYSSIKDDFSYINTDILSDYNEWVKNSISAAALQVNLLPIEILMTLPVLVATSATTLALAASGIGAVLAVGFAIVDVVSSVKEEKRVRDQLQEKKNTLIKSRNQLNSAFSSMKTFQKKFCQYVVKFLYDLSSKGKQYEPKLLSLYKFVSKTYGHSKYRCYYNHIIEKSNRNTLESLSNNYLQPLITVLSNSIDKLKLKIQEIQEANVFLEEIKNKIIKKSEKPSDIFKFIKMYKPKLTKQMYSNLFDLLKFISKSVLPNRSCYWGHDLNLIRKGVTTVHNYLKSSICDSQEIEYLTNKIRNGVKTNVPVCRIARQVTGTIFRSRFTVTRFIADYILPNKDCYWGYDLSSIRGTPDEAEINNAKIDATFITTMKNLKTSNAPMSLIKPILKGQFGIITSKWQTFILYHVWHNKYMTNDTCAEGSCTSTCFPSLPQFDTC; encoded by the exons atgattacaaaaagtacaaaagATTTTTATACGGCCTACTGGCTCGTTTTCTGTGTGTTTCTTTTATACCAACAACCAGCAA acaTGGCTCTAGCTTTAAACAGATCAATGAGGTCAGTGAGTACTAATACAGATTTACAGCAAG GTGATCAGTGCCCTGAATGGGAAGTATATGATGGCGTGGATTGTGTTTGTGCTGATGACAGCACAGCAAGGTGCTCTGACGAAGGAGGGATGGTATGCGACAATAAAGGGAGACAATACAAATCACCGTGTTATTTTTCCCTGAATATATGCCAACAAAAGATTGGACCTGATACTAATATTGTTTCGTGTg gTGGTTGCAAGATGTTACGGCTGACAGGAGGCAAGGATTTTCCGTCTGACACAACTCTAGCTAAATTTGAAAGGATTGGAAATGATACAGGACTAACAACTAAATATCGTTCCCTTTCTGGGGATGGCATTCAAGTATTTTATTCAAGTGAGCTTGGTGCATGGGCAATAG gtaaaacaaatgaaactgGTGATAGTGTAGCAATGGTACAAATGTTAAACGGTTCTTACCCAGAAGAGGGGAACCCCGGAATGCTAACACCACGACAAAACGGAACAAGTATCACGTGGGAGTCAGATTTAACTTATCGTTTGGAGTGTATTACAG AGAAAGAAGATGGATTACgtcaaaaaagatttatttt tacTCTTATTTTTACCATTACTGTAGTAACAGCTGTAACAACTACCACTCTAAAGGTTGTACAAGCCACAAAAGGATGTTTATATTATCCAGAAGTTTGCAAAATGAG agACGAAATAAAAAAGCATCTTCTACCTGAAGTGACTAGAAAAAGAAACAGTTTCCTGTCAAAGTATGGTCAGCCAAATCAGTTTGAGGCGACAGCCAGCAAAATCCATGACCAAGTTACTGATATAAAGGACAAAATTCTGACTATAAAAGAACTTGATACTGCTATTGATAAGAATTTAACAGATTTAGTGACTATTTATAGTTCTATTAAGGATGacttttcttatattaacacagATATActatctgattacaatgaatggGTAAAAAACTCTATATCTGCAGCGGCTTTACAGGTCAATCTCCTTCCTATAGAAATACTGATGACGTTACCAGTATTGGTAGCAACAAGTGCTACTACCTTAGCGCTTGCCGCATCGGGTATCGGTGCTGTCCTAGCTGTAGGGTTTGCCATAGTTGATGTTGTTTCTAGTGTAAAGGAAGAGAAACGTGTACGGGATCAATTACaggaaaagaaaaatacacttATCAAGTCAAGAAATCAATTAAATTCTGCATTTAGTAGTATGAAGACTTTTCAGAAAAAGTTCTGCCAGTATGTTGTGAAATTTCTTTATGATCTGTCAAGTAAAGGCAAACAGTATGAACCAAAATTGCTGTCGCTTTATAAGTTTGTCTCTAAAACTTATGGGCATTCTAAATATAGATGTTATTATAACCAcataatagaaaaatcaaacCGCAACACTCTTGAGAGCCTTTCAAATAATTATCTGCAGCCATTAATAACAGTTTTGTCCAATAgcattgataaattaaaactgaaaatacaAGAAATACAGGAAGCTAATGTTTTTTTggaagaaataaaaaacaaaatcataaaaaaatcagagaAACCATCAGACATATTTaagtttattaaaatgtataaaccaaaactcacaaaacaaatgtacagCAACTTATTTGATCttctaaaatttatttcaaaatcagtTCTTCCTAATCGCAGCTGTTATTGGGGTCATGACCTTAACTTAATTCGTAAAGGGGTCACTACGGTACACAACTACCTAAAAAGCTCCATTTGCGATAGCCAAGAGATTGAATatcttacaaataaaataagaaatggAGTGAAAACTAATGTTCCTGTGTGTAGAATTGCCCGCCAAGTAACCGGAACTATTTTTAGAAGTCGGTTTACCGTTACACGATTCATAGCGGATTACATTTTACCAAATAAGGATTGTTATTGGGGATATGATCTCAGCAGCATCCGAGGCACACCAGATGAagctgaaataaacaatgccaaAATTGACGCTACATTTATTACAACAATGAAAAATCTTAAAACGAGTAATGCACCTATGTCACTGATTAAACCAATACTGAAAGGACAGTTTGGAATCATCACATCAAAATGGCAAACCTTTATTTTATATCACGTATGGCATAATAAATACATGACAAATGATACATGTGCCGAGGGTTCATGCACATCAACATGCTTTCCATCATTACCACAATTCGATACATGTTGA
- the LOC134712329 gene encoding uncharacterized protein LOC134712329 — MWMKVVWLLCIIIACSANALQKKVSDVRIADSQDNQVLLHRYRRGWGALLFTGTSMLLRTTSLGLVLGAAISDGCIYYKSICTNRDEIKRLDNIIKGMVSQYEQEYILAKKNYFDLKTATTNNAYISYYINHTIQIVESLQDIEESLVAQLEFKLPASSSINNLTFDLYLNSVMGQLEYTLADLSQMLATHKQNALIGLAVHYLVEAAVSKFTKSFQNAYNMVSNEDILATTQASLWDRMGNNEIDVATKRGTIQKLKLVPKAFKQMAKNFGQNVRDFGASIKKWKRINNWKGFKGKLAHTFRKPIAKMNGIKQFITNPAVRSKFVKNYKLSWSQGIMTGIGMLGDGIMQYVTVKEWSNVAIEMEKARANYQMYHDNLKSNLTQLRNEKEETAIIWNDTIDIFKNITLPFKVLMINASQNSNFSDVVGLAKLPVDANGPLFNIDFNKLVQTSLASNQLAVLDFLKDVDNNMTVIEDEMRARLVLYNNTLSKSENSEPVSDIFADVKNILQFSSSQTMKNFGNRLTSKDLVCTVSILRADISEYDYFPLDSFRPRCEVNNTAFQDLSSDALLKRKSTLMRQIVIKSVNGITEESLTGLLDAVHNAYLGVSDSDVAAFGSSVTDRDVICMISEEYPSKQTYDFINLEPFRPDCSLVTSSDYSKLITDAIKLKELASGIQNSLKTCKDYSFCPCLTQVASTNQVTVAKVEQILNQLDPNWEPNQAASYCGPTGCECKHL; from the exons ATGTGGATGAAAGTAGTGTGGTTACTATGTATTATAATTGCCTGCAGTG CAAATGCTTTACAAAAGAAAGTTTCTGACGTGAGGATTGCTGATAGCCAAG ATAACCAAGTCCTCTTACATCGTTATAGAAGAGGATGGGGTGCCCTATTAT ttacaGGCACATCAATGTTGCTTAGAACAACAAGCCTAGGACTTGTGCTCGGAGCTGCAATATCAG ATGGGTGTATATACTACAAAAGTATCTGCACTAACAGAGATGAAATCAAACGTCTTGACAATATAATAAAGGGTATGGTTAGTCAATACGAACAGGAGTATATACTGGCCAAGAAGAACTACTTCGATTTGAAAACAGCAACAACAAATAACgcttatatatcatattatataaaccatACTATTCAGATTGTTGAATCTCTGCAAGATATCGAGGAATCTTTGGTAGCACAACTTGAATTTAAGTTACCCGCCTCGTCGTCAATCAATAATCTTACATTCGATCTATACCTAAATAGCGTAATGGGACAACTTGAATACACACTTGCCGACCTCAGCCAAATGTTGGCAACTCATAAACAAAACGCTCTTATAGGCTTAGCAGTTCATTATCTAGTGGAAGCAGCCGTCAGTAAGTTTactaaatcatttcaaaatgcatATAACATGGTTAGTAACGAAGACATTCTTGCAACAACACAAGCATCATTATGGGACCGAATGGGGAACAATGAAATTGACGTGGCGACAAAGAGAGGAACTATTCAGAAATTAAAACTTGTGCCAAAAGCTTttaaacaaatggcaaaaaaCTTTGGGCAGAATGTACGTGATTTTGGAGCAagcataaaaaaatggaaaagaatTAATAACTGGAAAGGCTTTAAAGGTAAACTTGCCCATACCTTTAGAAAGCCCATTGCAAAGATGAATGGCATAAAACAGTTCATAACGAATCCAGCTGTAAGgtcaaagtttgtaaaaaattataagCTTTCATGGTCACAAGGTATAATGACCGGAATAGGTATGCTTGGTGATGGCATTATGCAATATGTCACAGTCAAGGAATGGAGCAATGTTGCCATTGAAATGGAAAAGGCCCGTGCaaattatcaaatgtaccatGACAACTTGAAAAGCAACTTAACTCAACTTCGCAATGAAAAAGAGGAAACAGCTATAATATGGAATGACACGATTGATATTTTTAAGAATATCACTTTaccatttaaagttttaatgatAAATGCGTCACAAAACAGTAACTTTTCTGACGTTGTAGGACTAGCAAAACTTCCAGTGGATGCAAATGGTCCATTGTTTAACATTGACTTTAATAAACTGGTTCAAACGTCACTAGCCTCAAACCAGCTTGCCGTCTTAGATTTTCTTAAAGATGTAGACAATAATATGACTGTCATTGAAGACGAGATGAGGGCCCGTCTGGTATTGTATAACAATACGCTATCTAAATCAGAAAACAGTGAACCTGTTTCAGACATTTTTGCTGATGTTAAAAACATCTTGCAATTCAGTTCATCACAGACTATGAAAAACTTTGGCAATCGGTTGACATCAAAAGATTTGGTATGCACCGTATCTATTTTACGTGCTGATATATCAGAATACGATTATTTCCCTTTAGATTCATTTCGTCCACGATGTGAGGTAAATAATACAGCATTTCAAGACCTTTCGTCTGACGCATTGTTGAAAAGAAAATCTACACTAATGCGACAAATTGTCATCAAATCTGTGAATGGAATAACAGAAGAGTCTCTTACGGGACTTTTAGATGCTGTCCATAATGCTTATCTTGGTGTAAGCGATTCAGATGTTGCAGCATTTGGAAGTTCAGTTACTGATAGAGATGTCATATGTATGATATCGGAAGAATATCCATCCAAACAAACATACGATTTTATAAACTTAGAACCCTTCCGACCCGACTGTTCTCTTGTTACATCATCTGATTACAGTAAGTTGATTACCGACGCTATAAAACTGAAAGAGCTTGCTTCCGGaatacaaaatagtttaaaaaccTGTAAGGATTACTCTTTTTGTCCTTGTTTGACGCAAGTGGCAAGTACAAACCAAGTAACAGTGGCAAAGgtagaacaaattttaaatcagctaGATCCAAACTGGGAACCAAACCAAGCTGCTTCATATTGTGGTCCTACCGGATGTGAATGCAAACATCTTTAA